In Hermetia illucens chromosome 5, iHerIll2.2.curated.20191125, whole genome shotgun sequence, a single window of DNA contains:
- the LOC119657491 gene encoding putative per-hexamer repeat protein 5 codes for MLSLLKVLGLLLFLSEAIGASNRYRVIQIAKQTGNSHRKDTLRNNGAGVRDYQPKFISTGMLQSYLDYKRSKTTTTSTEAPTMTGTLTGTVSGNRNTPTGTTATTTDTGTGTGTGTGTTTGTGTGTGTDTGTDTGTGTNTGTGTGTGTNTGRAPRPWRRQNEVVKKEIIYKIITKKEEKPKKEKKQDPEVPKRIVMVTESRKYRG; via the exons ATGTTATCCTTGCTGAAAGTATTGGGACTTCTGTTGTTCCTTTCAGAAGCGATTGGAG CTTCAAATCGCTATCGAGTAATACAGATTGCGAAACAGACTGGCAACAGCCACCGAAAGGATACTCTTCGTAATAATGGAGCTGGAGTCAGAGACTACCAACCAAAATTCATTAGTACTGGAATGCTTCAGTCGTATTTAGATTATAAACGGAGTAAAACTACCACCACAAGTACAGAGGCGCCAACGATGACAGGTACTCTAACCGGAACAGTCTCTGGTAATCGCAATACTCCGACCGGAACAACAGCAACCACCACTGATACAGGCACAGGAACTGGCACCGGAACTGGTACCACAACAGGCACAGGAACTGGAACAGGAACTGACACTGGAACTGATACTGGAACCGGAACTAATACTGGAACTGGTACCGGGACGGGCACAAACACAGGACGCGCTCCGAGACCTTGGAGAAGGCAGAACGAAGTGGtaaagaaagaaattatatACAAGATAATAACTAAGAAGGaagaaaaacctaaaaaggagAAGAAGCAGGACCCGGAAGTTCCTAAACGGATTGTTATGGTAACAGAAAGCCGGAAATATCGAGGTTAA
- the LOC119658468 gene encoding period circadian protein-like isoform X1: MKRYLTAFMILLCLSGALGAGKLRFVKVGRDAGELKQKNATKAAAAASNAELDEYKEKFILSTGMLQALLQLKGGTTTTTAAPTLTGTLTGTLTGTGTQTSPGTTATLTNTGTGTGTGTGTGTVTGTGTGTGTGTGTGTGTATGTGTGTGTGTGTVTNTGTGTGTGGTTGTGGARFPLYRNAPRNVKGRNSQRGPKGQKKMQFKGKPKQNGRKQRKQLQHQQQFQQRRMQQQQLKQQQFHQQRPQQQLVKPNRKRVLIKKSQKQQHLNRN; the protein is encoded by the exons ATGAAGCGGTATCTGACAGCGTTTATGATTCTCCTTTGCCTTTCTGGAGCGCTAGGAG CTGGAAAACTTCGATTCGTCAAAGTTGGGCGTGATGCTGGCGAACTGAAACAGAAGAATGCAACAAAAGCAGCAGCTGCAGCAAGTAATGCTGagcttgatgaatacaaagaGAAGTTTATCCTGAGCACAGGCATGCTACAGGCCTTGCTTCAGTTGAAGGGTGGAACAACAACAACTACTGCGGCCCCCACTCTTACTGGAACTCTCACTGGGACACTTACTGGAACTGGAACGCAAACGTCACCAGGCACTACGGCAACATTAACGAATACGGGTACAGGTACCGGAACTGGCACTGGCACTGGTACAGTAACAGGTACGGGGACAGGGACGGGAACAGGAACAGGAACTGGAACTGGCACTGCTACTGGAACCGGTACTGGCACGGGTACTGGTACAGGTACTGTAACTAATACGGGTACAGGCACGGGTACAGGTGGTACTACTGGTACAGGTGGTGCGCGTTTTCCATTATATCGAAATGCTCCACGAAATGTTAAGGGCAGAAATAGTCAACGGGGACCAAAAGGTCAAAAGAAGATGCAATTTAAAGGAAAACCAAAGCAAAATGGTCGTAAGCAGCGCAAGCAATTACAGCACCAACAACAATTCCAGCAACGACGCATGCAGCAGCAACAACTCAAGCAGCAACAATTTCACCAGCAACGACCGCAGCAACAACTTGTGAAGCCAAATCGTAAACGTGTTCTGATTAAAAAAAGCCAGAAGCAGCAACACCTGAATAGAAACTAA